TTTTGCTCCAGGACGAGGAGATGCCACTGAGGAGCAAACGGATGTAGAAAGCTTTGCAGTGCTAGAGCCTGTTGCAGATGGTTTCCGTAACTATCAGAAGAAAGAGTATAGTGTAAGTCCAGAAGAGCTCTTAGTAGACAAGGCGCAACTATTAAATCTTACGGCACCTGAAATGACTGTATTGATTGGCGGTATGCGTGTATTAGGCACTAACTACGGCGGAACTGGGCACGGCGTATTCACTGATCGTGTAGGTACACTTACGAACGACTTTTTTGTAAACTTACTTGACATGGGAGTAGAATGGAAGCCTGCAGAGGACGGCGTATATGAAGGGCGTGACCGCAAGACAGGCGAAGTAGTGCGTACGGCAACTAGAGTTGATCTAATCTTTGGTTCCAATTCCCAACTGCGTGCCATTGCCGAAGTCTATGCTCAAGACGATAACAAAGAGAAATTTGTGCATGACTTTATATCTGCTTGGGTCAAGGTCATGAATGCGGATCGGTTCGACCTTAATTTAAAATAATGAAGATTAAACCAAAAAAGGCATTGGTACTTGCAGTTGTACCAATGCCCTTTTTTGCATCTTTATAACTACGGTGAACCGTATCTTTGTATTATACTTCCCCTTTAATTTCTTTAACGATTTCCTTCGCAAAATGTCCAAGACTACCCTCACAGTACCCTCGAATTACTTCAGGAGCAATGGAGGTTAAAGCTCTGTTGACGTATTCAGGTGAATAACCTTTTTTTGCAAATTCACTTTCAATATTGATAGCAGCCTGTACGGCTAAATAGGTTGCCAGCTTGTTTACTTCCGTTAAACAACTTTCATGATCGTTTTTTATCTCCCCAAGAAATTGAAAGAGGTCCTCTATTTGCTCAGGTAAGGTGTACTCTGTAATGAATAAGCCATTGCCATGTTCCATTAAATCTCTTGCGTGTCCCATATATTTCACGCCTAACACATTTAGAGAGGGGAATTTTGATTTAATTTCCTTCGTATCAAGAGCAGTTGCCATATTGATGATTTTGGTAGAGGGGGGATTCTCTTTGGTATAAGTTTGAGAAATAAAAGGAATAACATTCGGGGCAGGCAAGGCTAATAGTAAGATATCTAAATACCTTAATTCATTCTCTGTAAGACTATAACTATTTGGAAATTGCTCAACAAAATCCTGTACTTTGGCTTTTGAGGGATGGTATATTCCGATTTTTATATGGTTTTTATTCCAATGCGTCATCATCGCGGTACCTAATTTACCTAACCCGACTAACCCTACTCCGTGTTGTTTCATTAATTACACCCCTTTGTAAAAATATCTAATAACATTATAAAGCAGAGACATACCTCATAATAATGTCTCTGCTTTTAAAGTTATCTATTTCTACGATCAATAACTTTACCCCCTTTATAATAGACGCACTTTATATCTTTCACATTTGTAATCTCTAACCCAGGGAGACACTATAAAACTAGCATCCATTCCTGGCTGTAAGCGCCCATACTGCTGTCCTTTACCCATTAGTTCTGCGGGTTAGTTTTAAAAATGAATATTTCCACCACCCACTTAAAACTTAAAAATAAAAATAATTAGAAAATTCACAATAAACTATTGACGTATGACGTCATATGACATATTATTGTTTTAAACATGATGTTATACGACATCATAGAAAATGAGGAGGTTACATGATGACTACCAACTTTTGCAGCAAACAAAAATATAAATGGAAGGGAGGATTAAGGTAATGAAACAAGTACATGTAGAACAAATTCAAAAGGTAATCGAGGCTGTTAAAGGGAAAGATATTGAAAATATTTTCTTTGTTGCATGTGGCGGATCAATGGCAGCGCTATCATTTGGAGATTATTTTGTTACAAAAGATACTGACATGCCAAGCTTTGTTTATACATCAAATGAATTTATTCACCGTGCACCAAAAGCATTAGGTGAAAAAAGTCTTGTTATACTAAAATCTCATACTGGTACAACTCCAGAAACAGTTGGAGCTGCTACATACGCAAGAAGCAAAAGTGCCTTGACTGTTGCCATTTCAATGGATGTTGAATCTCCGTTGTGTCAAGAGGCAGAATTTACTGTCCATTACAATTATAAAGATGGCTCTGATGCTATTGATTGTGAAATAGGTATTTATTACACGTTACTGTTTAAATTACTTAATCTTATTACGGGTGAAGAGAAATATCTCCGTGGTGTTGACCAGTTATCTAAACTAGGTGAGTTAATTGAACGTAATCAAGCGAAACATAAGGATGTAGCTGACGCATTCGGTAAAAAAAATAAGCGTGAGAAGATCATTTACACAATGGCAAGTGGTGCGTATATCCACCACGCTTATTCATTCACAAGCTGTCTCTTGATGGAAATGCTTTGGGTCAATTCCAATGCTATTCATTCGGGCGAATATTTCCACGGTCCATTTGAAATCACTGATTATGATGTACCATTTTTAATGGTAGTTGGAGAAGGACCAAGTACACCACTTGATCAACGTGCTCTAGATTTTGTTACTAAATACAGTGAAAATGTTGAAGTGGTTAACGTTAAAGAGTTTGATTATACAGGGGTAGACGAAGACCTAAAAGAATATTTCGGCCCTGCACTTGCCGGTCCTGTTTTACGATTATACGCTGATGGTTTAGCTGAACATACTGGTCATCCATTATCGGTAAGAAGATATATGTGGAAAATGGAGTATTAATGTTTGGATAAAATAAGGGGATTCAATGAGGAGGGGTTTTAATGAAGTTACTTAGATTTTTGCTTGTTGTGTTACTTAGTTCTTCGTTTTTAGCAGCATGTTCTTCCTCTAATGATAGTGATGGCGATGCTTCCAATGGTGATCAAGTAGTAATTGATTTCTTCCATCGATGGCCCAATGAACCAAGAAAATCATTTTATGATGAAAGGATTGCAGAATTTGAGAAGCTGCATCCACATGTAAAAATTAATGTAGATTCTGTTTTAAATGATTCTTATAAAGAAAAGATCAGAGTGTTGGTTTCAAATGATGAGCTGCCTGATATTTTTGCATCATGGTCAGATTCTTTTGCCACTAACTTAGTAAGTTCTGGTCGTATTATGGAGTTAAACGACATCATTGCGGATGATCCAGAATGGTCTGGTAATATTATCGAGTCACAATATGCTGGATTTACTTTTGATGAAATTACCTATGGAATTCCGTTTACGGTTGGTGGTAAGGCGTTCTTTTATAACAAAAAAATATTTGAAGAAAATAATTTAGCTGTACCTACCTCATACGATGAACTTATCGATACATTAGATCAGCTGAAGGAAGCAGGTTATGAAACACCTCTAGTCGAAGGTTTAACAAATGCCTGGGCCGTATCTCATTACATGGGAACTATTTTTGATAGAGTTATAGACCATGATGTACTAGTTAAAGACTATACCCCTGAAACAGGTGAATTTACAGACCAAGGCTATATTCGAGGCCTCGAAATCTTCAAAGAGTTAACCACTTACATGGGTGATGTTTCAACGGCTATAGATCATGAAACAGCTCGGAACATGTTTGCTGCCGGTGAAGTTCCAGTATTATATATGCAATTTGCAGAAGTTAAATATGTACAAGATGCTGGTGATGTTGAATTTGGATTCTTTAATTTCCCGCCCGTTGAAGATGGAAAAGGAAGACCTGAATCACTTACCGGTGCACCTGAAGGATGGATGTTAAGTAAAAATGCACCTCCTGAAGCTGTAGAGTTTTTAAAGTTCTTAACTTCAGAGGAAACAGCTAAAGCATTTACAAAAGCGGATGGGCAGTTAAATGCTATTAAAGGCGGTGTAACTGAAGAAAATTCAAATCCGACAAGTCTTGAGGCCTATCAAATTATTTTAGATGCATCAGATGTAGCCCCTTGGTTTGATAATGCGGTAGATATTTCAATTGCTGATATTTTCATGCGTGGCGGTCAAGAACTAGCAACTGATCAAACTACTCCCGAAGAAATCATGAAAAAAGTACAGGAAGAAGCTGCTAAATTACGTAACCAATAGAAATATTTGATAGGCATTGCCCTAACTAGGATTTTATTCGGTTAGGGCAATTCTTCAAAAAGAAGGTGGGTTTTCCGTTATGAAGTTTAAAAAGGCTTATATAACACCGATCTTATTCATGTTACCAACCATTTTATTTTTAGGGGTATTTATATACATGCCGCTTTTTCAAAACTTTTATAATAGTTTTTTTGACTTTAGTGTATTTTCCCAATCGAAAGAATTTGTTGGATTAAGTAAAATTAAAGAATTATTTCATGATGAGGTAGCGGTAACTGCAATAATCAACAATGTTAAATATGCAATCATCTCAGTGATCCTGCAGGTATTTTTTGCTTTAGTGCTGGCTTCCATTTTAGAGGATAAATTTTTTAGACGCTTCGCACCAGCTTTAAGAGTTATTTATTTTATACCAGTTATGATTTCAATTTCTGTAATCGCTTTATTATTTGGATTTGTATATAATCCCCAAATCGGGTTATTAAATAGTTTCTTAGAATTAATTGGATTAGAGGAATGGGCAAAACCTTGGTTAGGTGATTCAACTTCTGCCATTTATAGTGTTATAGCGATGTCTCAATGGCAAAGTATTGGGTTAATTACGATGTTATTTATTGTAGCGATTCAGAAAATTCCGAAAGAATTGTATGAAGCGGCAGAGATAGACGGAGCTGGAAAAATACGCAGATTTTTTAGTATCACTGTGCCACAAGTTAAAGAAGTAACCTTTGTTAATTTATTAGTTACCGTGACTGGATCTATTCTTGTATTTAATGAACCATACATTCTCACTAATGGCGGTCCGGGAAATAGTTCCATGACATTAGCGGTTCACATGTATCAAACAGGGTTTTTTAAAGATGACATGGGCTATGCATCTGCATTAGCAACTTTTATATTCTTATTATCTGCAGTATTTGCGCTCATACAAATCAAAGTATCTAAAACAGGGAAGGAGGATTGAAGAACATGATTAAAACGCAATTAAACAATTCAACTTCCCCACGTTCAATGGTTACTAATAAAATGAAAATCCCAGTCCAAACACGAATTACAAAAAATATACTATTTCTCGGTTTGCTAATCTTTGCTTGTATCATTCTATACCCACTATTCTGGATGGTTATATCATCATTTAAAGGTTATCAAGAAATCTATAATAATGTTTGGGCTTTACCAACGGAGTGGAAGCTTGAAAACTATTCACTGGCATGGTCGAAAGGGATTTCAAGCTATTTTTTTAACAGTGTTTATGTTACGGGGTTAACGATTATTCTTACCGTATTCATTGGATCGATGTCTGCGTTCGTATTATCTAGGTATAAAAATCGGTGGATTGACGCGGGATTATTGTTTACAATCGGTGGCTTAATGATGAATCCGCAAGTTGCTTTAATCCCATTATTTGAAATTTTGACAGTAACTAACTTAATCGATACACACTGGGCGTTAATTCTGACGTATGTAGCCTATCGATTACCTTTAACGATTATTTTGATTCGTGCCTACTTTTTAACTGTACCTAAGGAATTATCTGAATCAGCATTAATGGATGGATGTACGGAATTCGGGATTTATTGGCGAATATATTTGCCGCTATCTGTACCTATTTTATTTACTTCTGTTATTTTAACAGCTTATTTTGCTTGGAATGAATTCTTATTCGCAACCGTTTTTATTAACTCTAGTGAGCTAAAAACAATTCCGTCTGGATTAATGGTCTTCCGAGATGCTCTTCGTACAGACTGGGGAGTATTGCTTTCAGGAATGGTCATTGCAACGGTTCCCATGATTCTTTTACTTATATTCTTACAAAAATATTTGGTTAGAGGTCTTGCAGAAGGATCTGTGAAAGGATGATGACAAATGAAACTAATAACAATTGGTGATAACGTAGTGGACTGCTACTTGGATCAACATAAATATTATCCTGGAGGCAATTGTGTCAATGTAGCAGTTCATGCCAAACGGAATGGGGCTAGTAAAGTTGCTTATATCGGGATATTTGGCAACGATGAGCCTGCTGGTCATATTAAGTATGCATTGAGTCAAGAAGGGATCGATTATCATTTTTCTCGTGAAGTTTTTGGTATTACCGGACAACCAAAAGTTACATTAACAGAAGAAAATGATCGTGTATTTGTAGGTGGCCCTAAAAATACAGTTCAGCATAAATTTAAAATTCAGCTCATTCAAGAAGAGTTGGACTATATTAAAACATTTGATTTATGCCATGTGAGCTGCTATTCCTCAATGGAAAGCGAACTTCCTAAATTGTCTCAAGTGTCAAAAATAGCTTTTGATTTCTCAAACAAGAAAGATTTATCTTATATTGAGTCTATAGCTCCGTATATATCTTATGCTTTTTTCTCGGCTGCGGAACTTTCAGATGAAGAACTTGAACGATTCATCCAATTTTTAACTTCTTTTCGCTTTGAAGTGATCGGATTGACTAGAGGTGGAAGGCCAGCGCTTTTTATCAAAAATGGAGTGGTGTATGAGCAGAAGTTGAGGGAGATTGATGTTATTGACACAATGGGTGCAGGTGATAGTTTAATAGCAGGATTTTTAACTTCTTATATGAATGGTGACGATATCGAAGTTGCTATCGAGAAAGGAACACAATCAGCTGAAAAGGCTTGTCAAACATATGGTGGATTCGGTTACCCCAAAGAAATGGAAATGATATCAAAACACCCTAGATAATGTATAATAAGGGTAAATGATAAGGTATAGGAGCGAATTCTTTTGAGTAACCGCGATCCCATTTATTTATATGAAGAAATTATGACAGGAATTAAACAATATATTGAAGCAAATCAATTGAATCCGGGAGATCGTATTCCGACAGAAGCTGAATTATGTGAAATATTCCAAGCAAGCCGAATATCCATTCGCCGAGCCATTAAGGAGTTGGTTGAAGAAGGAATCCTTGAAATTATACGAGGAAAAGGTACATTTGTTAATAAACCTCGTAAAGAAATTCATCTATTACATTTACAGGGATTCACAGAGGGTTTAACCACAGAGAGTGATATTATAACAAAAGATATTATTTCAATGGAGAAAATAAAGGGTACACCCCATATTAATAAAATCTTTAATAATCAATATGATGAGTACGTCGAATTAATCAGGAAAGTCTATCGTAATAACCAAATTTTAAGTTTGGATTATGCATACTTACCTACATCCCTATATCCCTCAATAGAAACCAAAATTAAACCAGATAGCTCTACTTTTAAGATTATTAATGACGAGTATCAAATGAAATTTAAAAAAGTTTGTAAGGAATTGGAATTTGTCCATCCAACAGAGGAGTTACAAAAACACTTAGAGGTTAGCAGACTGACACCTTTAATTTTAGTAGATAAAGTTATTTATGATGAATGTTCAAATCCTGTTCATTATTCCAATTATTATTTAATCGCAGATCTCGTAAAGCTGCGGTTGGAAACAGATTGCTAAAATGGTGTAATAAGGGGTGAATACATGTACAAAGCTGTTATTTTTGACTTTGATGGTTTGATTTTGGATACCGAATCAGTTCATACAGCCATATTTCAAGAAATGTTTCAATCCTATAATTTGGAATTTCCGTTTGAAGAATGGATACAAAATATTGGTACACAATCAGATGTTTCAATATATGATCTTTTGGAAAAGGAAATACAGCCAATTGATCGTGCAGAACTTAAAAGAATCAACGAAGAAAAGCTGCATACAAGGTTACACACATTAAAGGTGCGACCAGGTGTGGAACATTATCTTAAAGAAGCACAAGCCATGAATTTAAAAATTGGTCTGGCATCAAGCTCTGATTATAAATGGGTTTCGGGCCATTTAAGCAGGCTAGGTTTATTGGATTATTTCGAGTGTATAATGACTTCAGACGATGTGGTTGAAGTGAAACCAAACCCAGACCTTTACTTATTAGCTGCTAAAGAGCTAGAGGTTGAACCTAAATCATGCATTGCTTTCGAAGATTCAGCTAATGGTTCTCTTGCTGCAAAACGAGCAGGTTTAACTTGTGTTATTGTTCCGAATGAAACCACCCAACATTTAACATTTCCTGAAGTTGATTATCGACTATCCTCTATGACAGATTGTGCATTGTCTGACCTTCTTGAAAAATTAACAACCATAAAACAATAGGTGGCAGAGTATTTTTTAACCAGTACCACTGTCACTTGCTCTATGAAGCAATTACTAGTGGTACTCATTCTTTGTTGTGCGACCCTATTCCGGATTGTTACATTATCTCCCCCCCTTTGTGAAAATATCTAATAATCATTATAAAGCAGAGACAGCCCCCATAAAAATATCTCTGTTTTTAATGTTAGCTATTAGCACGCTCAATAACCTTTACCCCTTTATAATAAACGCACTTAATATCCTTCACATCTGTAATTTCTAATCCTGGGACACCATTGCTTACTATAAAACTAGCATCCGTTCCTGGTTGTAAGCGCCCATACTGCTGTTCTTTACCCATTAGTTCCGCTGGGTTTGCCGTAATTAAAGCTAAAATTTCATTTTCATCAAATCCGTTTTGTTTCATGAGCACCATACTAGGGGATGCGATTAGCATTAAAACGTCTGGTCCTCTTAGTGATTGGTCGGTAAAAGGGAGCCAACTGGTATCCATGTATGGAGGTAAATAGGCATCTGTTGCAATGGAAACGGGAATTCCCTTTTCTACTAAACGTAAAATTTCTTCTGGTGAATTTGGTGGAAGATGCGTACCTCCCATTGGAGTTGCTACAACTTTCACCCCTTGTTCTGCTGCGATATTCATGAGCTCCGCCGTAATTCCATGAGCATGATGCAACACATCAATCTGAGCCTCTAAAGCTAATTTGATCCCCTCTTCACCCGCCACATGAGCCCCAATCTGTTTTCCCATTGCATGATAAATTTCAGTGATTTGTTTTAACTCCTCAAGTGAGTATATGATTTCGCCTGCACGGGGAACTTCATCGATTGTAAAGTTAGCAGGCGTTGCATTGATAAAAATATTTTCGCCAGGGTAATCGCTTTCCATTGCAATGCTCCGTACGATCAAGGAGTCGACTAAATCTTCTTTTCTAACAGACTGAGACTTTGTGAAGGAAGTAAAATGAGCCAATTTCTCAAAACCTATCGAAATACTAGTAGTGGCAAAGCAGATATCCATCGGAAAATCAGCAGAAATTCTTCTGTAATCTTCTACAGAAAAATCACATAATGGATGCCCGCACACTTGTTCACCAAGAGCTGTGATTCCTGCAGATAAAGCCGTTAGTAAGATCGCTTTTCCAGCATGGAAGTGGGTTTCAGGAGTGACTGGGTACAACGAAGTCGGAGCAAATTCAAGCAAATGAGTGTGACAGTCTACTAAAGATGGCGTGATCACGTGGTTTGAATAATCAATGACCAAAAAATCATGATATTCGTGTTTAATAGTTTCCCAAGGACCAATGGCCGTGATTCTTCCATTTTCAATGGACATTGCACCGTCATGGATAGTTCCTGTCTTACTTACCGTTACAAGCCGTTTACTTTTAACTATATATTTTAAATCCATACGCTATCCCACCAAAAATGGAGTTAAGAAATAACCTAATATACATGCCGTGATCACCCGAAGCACCGTTCCAATGATCGCTGCCTCTAGGACTTCTCTTTCATTTAGCCCGGAGCTTTGGGCCCAGGTAACCGGAACCTGACCGAATATGACAGAAAGCGGGAGACCAGAGTTCGCTAATACAAAGGAACCTACAATTAAGCGTGGATCAAGATTAGAGGCAAGTTCAGCTAATTGAGCCACTGCTAGTGTTGGCGCTGCAAGAATCGATACAATTCCGGTACTTGGTTCAATACTTAAAAACGAAAGAGCCGAAGAAAGACTTGTTTCGATCGGACCCCATATTCCAATAAACTTAAACATTCCAATAAAGAAAAAAACGGCCGCAACTGCAGGTATGATGATTAAAAAAAGAAGTTCTGCCCCTTCTTTTGCCGATGAAAATATCGTATCGAGGAATCTAGTTTTGGGTGTGAAATGTGGCAGCGCTTCCAATTCAACCCTGCGTGTATCCCGATAAATCGTTTTTGAAAGAATAAACGGTACGACAATTAAGGGAGCAAAAATGGAAAGGATCACAAGCGGGAATGCATTGATTCCAAAGGCTGATAAGGCAATCAGTCCTAACACAAAGGTTGCAAAGGACTGAGGCGACTGAATCATCGTGGCGACTGCTATTTTTTGCTCAGCTTTGGTAGCATTGGCTTTTACAAGAATGGGTCCTGCAATTTTTCCAGCCGCATTGATATCGCCAAGAATATTGTAAACACTCGGAATAATAACAGACGGATTGATTTTGAACCATTTCATGATCGGCACAAAGATCCGAATCAAACCATCCGTGAATCCCAACCTTTCCAAGATCCTTCCGACAATGACACTCACGATAATCGCAATCCCCACTTCACTGGTCAAAAATATATCTACAACAACTGGTTTCACTTCTTTAATCATGGTATCGAACAATCGAGAAAGTGTATGAGGTGAGAATAATAAGAGTGCCAGAGAAGCGATTACAAGCAATAATCCAATCATCTCATAGAGATTCCATCTTTTACGGGAAGGGTTAGGCTGAGGAGCTGCCACTTTATGTTGTTCCATAGGTATACCCCCACGCTTTTTGGATAGTGTATGTACGGGCGAAGGATTGTGTGTTTGCCTATAAGATTTTCAGGAAAAATTATAGCTTGCCCCGGGTTTAATCATAACACCAATGGTAGAGGCTTCATTAAAACAAATTGAACCAGTAAAATGGGAAGAAGTCGGATATCTAGTAGCATTCTTAATTATCAGGTAAGTCTAGCTTTATCAATGCGACAGTAATCCTCTGCAAAAATAGCTAAGGGGAAGATACAAATAGAGGAAATTCGGGCCAAATTATGAAAAATAGAGGATTATATTATTAGTAGTAGAATTTATGAAATAAAAGTGGCCTTTTTGTATTTCGGATGTTAAGTTAATTCGTTTAATAATAAAAAGGGGGAAGGAAAAGAACAATAGGAATTTAATTTTAACACTTCCGTTATTTATAGAAAACCATGGGAATTGTAAAAGCTTACATGAGGAATTTTTAAGGGTTTGGGAAGAAGTACCTAATGTATTGTCTTAAATGAATTTTGAAACACCATTTGGGCAAGTTTCAATTAACAATCTATATGATACCATAACAAATTCAATTATTCTTTCGGATCTTTGACTGTTGTAAAAAGGCTATTGATTTTCTTAATATGAAAAGCCGGAAGAATAACGTAATAGTCCACTTTGCCTTATGAAAACTACAAATCTATTTAGATTTTTCTCTTGACCCTTGCTATACCCTGATGTAAACATTAAGATACAGCATTCAGCTACATACCCATAAAGATAACGGTTCTTAATAAGACCGAAAACAATATCGGGTCAGTTTGACTCTTGTACCAGCCTAAGCTGTCCCAATAGGCGTCCGCAACCATATTTGAAAAGTCTGAAGAATGAAACGTCAGACGCACACAAAGACGAGGAGTTGAGTTTATGAAATTTCTGCTTACATCTGCAGGCATCAATAACAAAAGCATACATGACGCGTTGGTTGACATGCTGGACAAACCGATTGCAGACTCCAACGCCCTGTGCATCCCCACCGCGATGTACGGACACCCCTGGGTCGGCCCCGGTGTCAAAGCCTGGCAGTTCATCAGCGGGAATTCCGATAATCCTATGGTCGACCTGGGTTGGAAGTCCGTCGGCGTGCTGGAGCTCACAGCGCTGCCAAGCATCGACGAAGACCGCTGGGTGCCGCTGGTCCGGGAGACGGACGTCCTGCTGGTATCGGGCGGCGACGCCCTCTACCTGTGCCACTGGATGCGGCAATCCGGGCTGGCAGACCTCTTGCCGTCGCTGCACGCAGTCTATGTGGGAATGAGTGCTGGGAGTATGGTGATGGCACCTAACATCGGGGAATTCTTCGTTGGCTGGACTCCACCCAACGGTGGTGATGAAACGCTGAGTCTGGTCGATTTTGCAATGTTCCCGCATCTGGATCACGAGATGCTGCCGTATAACACGATGGCTAATGCAGAGAGATGGGCCGCCGGGATGCAGGGGCCGGCGTATGCAATTGATGATCAAACCGCCATCAAAGTGATCGATGGAGCGGTCGAAGTTGTATCCGAAGGGCATTGGAAACTGTTTACGCCATGATCTTACTATGCTGCTAGCTTCTTGGTTGCAATCTCGAATGCACCGCGTACTTCAGATCAATGTTGAGGTATTCATCGGGATTCCGTTCAAGTACCAATGGCGGAGAATAGAAGACTTCGATTTTGTTGATGCTTGATCGACTTGTTCGGTGACAACCTAGCAGTGATGTACCGGAGGTCATTTCATAAAAATGCATCCCTTCATTGATGTAATGGAAGGTCATCGAGGTTGCTCCTCAATTTTGAATTGATGAAAAACGGTTACATCTCCATGATTATTAACAAAGAAAATTGAGTTAAAACGATGAGATATTGGATATGTCCATCCGCCAAGGCCTCAATGGCTTCTGACGACATCATGTTTGTCTATTCAAGGCATTGTGAAGCAGTTGTGAAGTTAGGAAGATTGCTGGATTAAATCGGAGAAAGCATTAGACCCTCTTCCAGGAAATAAGAGATAGAGCCGCACCTATTAAACAGAGGATTTGTTTGACTATCTTAAATATATGTCACTAGGAGCTCGATCTTAAAGGTCTGAGCTT
This DNA window, taken from Bacillus oleivorans, encodes the following:
- a CDS encoding Type 1 glutamine amidotransferase-like domain-containing protein, whose protein sequence is MKFLLTSAGINNKSIHDALVDMLDKPIADSNALCIPTAMYGHPWVGPGVKAWQFISGNSDNPMVDLGWKSVGVLELTALPSIDEDRWVPLVRETDVLLVSGGDALYLCHWMRQSGLADLLPSLHAVYVGMSAGSMVMAPNIGEFFVGWTPPNGGDETLSLVDFAMFPHLDHEMLPYNTMANAERWAAGMQGPAYAIDDQTAIKVIDGAVEVVSEGHWKLFTP